From Nitrospiraceae bacterium, the proteins below share one genomic window:
- the mrdA gene encoding penicillin-binding protein 2, with protein sequence MLDTSRQANELANIQSRLIFVKIGFLMLLVLLGLRLWQLQVRDGLHYQELARDNRTRSIVLEPARGLLYDRNGELLANNIPSFQLYVSLEDIQDREALLAQLPHYVDIDQQEISNKLSIKSRRGRVKIKADITLKEAALIESHRLELPGVVIQPEYQRHYPLNTYASHVLGYVGEISESQLKDPEFSHLQGGRIIGQNGVERTFDEYLLGETGEEVIEVDALGYPKRSLSVRRPLAGDDLYLTLDIRLQRLAEDLLGQEAGAIVALDPWNGDVLALASKPGFNPNDVSGGISAKDWQRFLKDTRHPLTNRAIQGQYPPGSVFKIIMAAALLETQTLSAQEMIPCHGTFPFGRRVFRDWKAGGHGQVDLTKAIAESCDVYFYKAGNQLGIDPISTYARQFGLGEKTGIALPSERSGLVPSSEWKKRVKREPWYPGETISISIGQGFLTVTPIQMAKVASIVATNGRVVQPRLLKASRLRRTGTLKEKPEPPIQQLAISPQTFAHIKEGLAAVVTKGTAKLAQSEFVSIAGKTGTAQVVALKPDGDKDKNKEPQKEFRDHAWFVAFAPVEHPKIAVAVLVEHMGHGGSASAPLAKTLIEAYMGFETTQEPSL encoded by the coding sequence ATGCTGGATACTTCCCGCCAGGCTAACGAACTTGCCAATATTCAAAGTCGGTTAATATTCGTCAAGATCGGCTTTCTGATGCTATTGGTGTTACTGGGGTTGCGCCTTTGGCAATTACAGGTTCGGGACGGATTGCACTATCAAGAACTCGCCCGCGACAATCGCACTCGATCCATTGTCTTAGAACCGGCTCGAGGACTTCTGTATGATCGGAACGGCGAACTTCTCGCCAATAATATTCCCAGCTTCCAACTGTATGTTTCCCTGGAAGACATACAAGACCGTGAGGCTCTTTTAGCTCAGTTACCTCATTACGTGGATATTGACCAACAAGAGATTTCCAATAAACTTTCAATAAAAAGCCGAAGGGGCCGAGTCAAGATCAAAGCCGACATTACGCTGAAAGAGGCGGCACTCATAGAATCGCACCGGCTTGAACTCCCCGGTGTGGTGATTCAGCCTGAATATCAGCGTCACTATCCACTGAACACTTATGCCTCTCACGTTTTGGGTTACGTGGGTGAAATTTCCGAATCACAGCTTAAAGACCCCGAATTTTCCCATCTTCAGGGAGGACGCATCATCGGGCAAAATGGAGTGGAGCGGACATTTGATGAATATCTTCTTGGAGAAACCGGAGAGGAAGTGATTGAAGTCGATGCCTTGGGGTATCCAAAACGGTCTCTCTCAGTTCGACGTCCCCTGGCCGGGGATGACCTGTACCTGACGCTCGACATTCGACTTCAGCGCCTCGCCGAGGACCTTCTAGGACAGGAAGCGGGGGCCATTGTTGCCCTGGATCCCTGGAATGGGGACGTTCTAGCTCTAGCGAGTAAACCCGGGTTTAATCCCAATGATGTTTCGGGAGGGATTAGTGCCAAGGACTGGCAACGATTTCTTAAGGATACACGTCACCCTCTCACCAATCGCGCCATTCAAGGGCAGTATCCTCCAGGATCGGTATTTAAAATCATTATGGCCGCGGCCCTCCTGGAGACTCAAACCCTCAGCGCACAGGAAATGATACCCTGCCATGGAACCTTTCCCTTTGGAAGGCGGGTCTTTCGTGATTGGAAGGCGGGAGGCCACGGTCAGGTCGACTTAACCAAAGCTATCGCGGAATCGTGCGATGTCTACTTTTACAAAGCCGGCAATCAATTGGGCATTGATCCCATCTCCACCTATGCTCGTCAATTCGGATTAGGTGAAAAAACCGGCATTGCGCTTCCTTCCGAACGGTCGGGCCTTGTCCCGTCTTCGGAATGGAAAAAGAGGGTCAAACGGGAACCATGGTACCCTGGCGAAACCATTTCCATTTCTATTGGACAGGGATTTTTAACCGTGACGCCCATTCAGATGGCGAAAGTGGCATCCATCGTAGCAACCAACGGACGAGTGGTCCAACCCCGCTTGCTCAAAGCCTCGAGACTTCGGAGAACCGGCACACTCAAAGAAAAGCCTGAACCACCCATTCAGCAATTGGCCATTTCTCCCCAAACCTTTGCCCATATCAAGGAAGGATTGGCGGCAGTCGTCACGAAGGGAACGGCCAAACTGGCGCAATCAGAATTCGTGAGCATTGCAGGCAAGACAGGAACGGCACAAGTTGTTGCCCTGAAACCGGATGGAGACAAGGATAAAAACAAGGAGCCTCAAAAAGAATTTCGAGACCACGCGTGGTTTGTGGCCTTTGCTCCCGTAGAACACCCGAAGATTGCCGTGGCGGTATTAGTTGAACACATGGGGCATGGAGGCTCAGCTTCCGCCCCCTTGGCCAAAACACTCATCGAAGCCTATATGGGTTTTGAGACTACCCAAGAGCCTTCTCTTTGA
- the mreD gene encoding rod shape-determining protein MreD: protein MTIFLDILLCFGVVLGQASFSTILSAKGIYPDLCFILACVMGFHSGEYKGLRIGLTVGLFQDLFSPGGIGLNMILKGLAGALAGVTTHTFSTVTSPAILLVSFALSLGCGLASLIVAYPVVNAPILFHALSSGLLPQGLYNSLLTLGIFWVIKCIGPSLSMVHLGRGPR, encoded by the coding sequence GTGACTATTTTTCTCGACATCCTTCTGTGCTTTGGGGTAGTTCTGGGTCAAGCCTCCTTTAGCACAATTCTATCCGCCAAAGGGATTTACCCCGACCTATGTTTCATTCTAGCCTGTGTCATGGGATTTCACTCAGGAGAATACAAAGGACTCAGGATCGGACTGACGGTGGGACTTTTTCAAGATTTATTCAGTCCGGGCGGTATTGGGCTCAATATGATCTTAAAGGGGCTCGCGGGAGCCCTGGCCGGCGTCACAACCCACACGTTTTCCACCGTCACCAGTCCCGCAATCTTGCTTGTCAGCTTCGCCCTGTCGTTAGGATGCGGATTAGCCTCTCTCATCGTAGCATATCCGGTTGTGAATGCCCCGATCCTTTTTCACGCCCTCTCCTCCGGTCTTCTCCCGCAAGGTCTCTATAATAGCCTCCTGACGTTAGGGATTTTCTGGGTTATTAAGTGCATTGGCCCATCGCTGAGTATGGTACACTTAGGACGGGGACCACGATAA
- the mreC gene encoding rod shape-determining protein MreC, which translates to MPRSETNFPISTSIRRVLGVIFILFLALLLFLPRQSQEWLSHVGGPFARILEVPLHVVASIQGSIRHAWDHYIALQNVWEENQQLKQEVQRLQGEQNFFREHAIITTQFQQLLAYQETAPMTTLPARIIGRNVSNWYRAIIINKGNQDGIHPEMGVITDAGVVGRVVRVNPTTAVVLLLSDPNVAITGMIQKSRDEGLVQGTPQGTIHMKYLPPLSPVQPGDPVVTSGLTDDFPRGLQIGRIQQVTKADTDLFQLGEIDPIVDFAKLEAVLVITSFQPTPPSSLPKPPISFSP; encoded by the coding sequence ATGCCTCGATCAGAGACAAATTTTCCCATATCCACCAGTATCCGGCGAGTTCTAGGAGTTATCTTCATTCTATTCCTCGCCCTCCTGCTGTTTCTACCGCGACAATCTCAGGAATGGTTAAGTCATGTTGGAGGGCCTTTCGCACGAATTCTGGAAGTCCCCCTTCATGTTGTCGCCTCGATACAGGGTTCTATCCGTCACGCTTGGGACCACTACATCGCCCTACAGAATGTCTGGGAAGAAAACCAACAGCTAAAGCAGGAAGTACAGCGCCTACAAGGGGAGCAGAATTTCTTTCGAGAACATGCCATTATTACTACGCAATTTCAACAATTGCTGGCATATCAGGAAACCGCACCCATGACGACCCTTCCGGCTCGAATCATCGGCCGGAATGTCTCCAATTGGTATCGGGCGATAATCATCAATAAAGGCAACCAAGACGGCATTCATCCGGAAATGGGAGTCATCACCGATGCCGGAGTAGTAGGTCGTGTCGTACGAGTCAACCCCACGACAGCGGTCGTACTTCTGCTTTCCGATCCCAACGTCGCGATTACCGGAATGATTCAAAAAAGCCGGGATGAGGGTCTAGTGCAGGGAACCCCTCAAGGAACCATTCATATGAAATATCTGCCTCCTTTATCGCCTGTACAGCCGGGAGATCCAGTGGTCACATCTGGATTAACGGATGATTTTCCCCGCGGACTCCAAATTGGCCGGATTCAACAGGTTACCAAAGCCGATACCGACTTATTTCAATTGGGTGAAATTGATCCAATTGTCGATTTTGCAAAACTGGAAGCGGTTCTGGTCATTACCTCGTTTCAGCCTACTCCCCCTTCATCATTACCAAAACCGCCCATCTCTTTTTCGCCTTAA
- a CDS encoding rod shape-determining protein produces MGIFNYFISHFSQDMAIDLGTSSTLIYIKGKGIVLNEPSVVTVETNSKKLLAVGEEAKRMIGRTPGNLTAIRPMREGVIADFDMTEHMLRHFIQKVHRGGTLLRPRIIIGVPSRITQVEQRAVKESAELAGAREVYLIEEPVAAAIGAGLPITEPSGNMVVDIGGGTTDIAVISLGGIVYSESVRIAGDQLDGAITSYLKREYSLLVGEHMAERIKMEIGSAYPLAEKKQMAVKGRDVVSGIPRTILVDDNEIREALQDCLTTIIRAIRLALENTPPELAGDIIDRGIVLTGGGSMLQGLDNRLREETSLPIVTVDDPLTSVVLGVGKTLEEFSLLRKLASHSRLNP; encoded by the coding sequence ATGGGTATATTTAATTATTTCATTAGCCATTTTTCCCAAGACATGGCCATCGATCTGGGAACCTCCTCTACCTTAATTTATATCAAGGGAAAAGGGATTGTCCTGAACGAACCTTCCGTCGTAACAGTTGAGACAAACTCCAAAAAACTTCTCGCGGTTGGGGAGGAAGCGAAGCGAATGATCGGGCGAACCCCGGGCAATCTCACCGCGATTCGTCCCATGCGAGAAGGTGTTATTGCTGATTTTGATATGACGGAACACATGCTACGCCACTTTATCCAAAAAGTTCATCGCGGGGGAACTCTCCTCAGGCCACGCATTATCATTGGTGTCCCATCCAGGATCACACAAGTCGAACAACGTGCCGTCAAGGAATCAGCCGAGCTTGCCGGCGCCCGTGAAGTTTATCTGATTGAGGAACCGGTGGCCGCTGCCATTGGAGCAGGATTACCAATTACCGAACCTTCCGGCAATATGGTCGTCGATATCGGAGGAGGTACTACCGACATCGCCGTGATCTCCCTGGGAGGCATTGTGTACAGTGAATCGGTCCGTATCGCGGGCGATCAACTAGATGGAGCCATCACAAGCTATCTCAAGCGGGAATACAGCTTGTTAGTCGGCGAACATATGGCAGAACGCATCAAGATGGAAATCGGTTCAGCCTACCCTCTGGCTGAAAAAAAGCAAATGGCCGTCAAAGGGCGAGATGTGGTGTCCGGCATCCCCAGAACGATCCTCGTTGACGACAATGAGATACGAGAAGCGTTACAAGATTGCCTCACCACCATCATCCGAGCCATCCGTCTGGCTTTGGAAAACACTCCGCCTGAATTGGCAGGGGATATTATTGACCGCGGGATCGTGCTGACCGGAGGCGGATCGATGCTTCAAGGGCTGGATAATCGACTACGTGAGGAAACGTCTTTACCCATAGTTACTGTCGATGACCCCTTAACCTCGGTTGTCTTGGGAGTAGGGAAAACTCTTGAAGAATTCAGCCTCCTTCGGAAACTTGCTTCGCATTCCAGGCTGAATCCCTGA
- the leuC gene encoding 3-isopropylmalate dehydratase large subunit has translation MASKTLFEKIWDQHVVREEPDGTTLLYIDRHLVHEVTSPQAFEGLRLAGRRPRRPTAALAVPDHNVPTTDRSQGIADPMSALQISTLEGNCAEFGITYYGMQDIRQGIVHVIGPEQGLTLPGMTIVCGDSHTSTHGAFGALAFGIGTSEVEHVLATQCLVQKRPKTMEIRVEGTLPDYCSSKDVILAIIGQIGIGGGNGFVVEYTGSVIRSFSMEGRMTLCNMSIEAGARAGLVSPDESTVAYLKSRPLSPKGALFQQAKSDWLNLKTDPGARFDKVVELRGEEVSPQVTWGTNPGMVTDVNGHVPDPESITDEKLRMATERALAYMGLPAGIPICDIRVDRVFIGSCTNSRIEDLRVAARYVKGKRVAQSVKAMVVPGSGLVKHQAEEEGLDRIFREAGFEWREPGCSMCLAMNADVLTPGERCASTSNRNFEGRQGKGGRTHLVSPAMAAAAAVEGHFVDIRDWKM, from the coding sequence ATGGCAAGCAAAACTTTGTTTGAAAAGATTTGGGATCAACATGTGGTTCGTGAAGAGCCAGATGGAACGACCCTATTATATATTGACCGACATTTGGTGCATGAAGTGACCTCTCCGCAAGCCTTTGAAGGACTTCGGTTAGCCGGAAGAAGGCCGCGACGTCCAACCGCGGCGCTTGCTGTTCCTGATCACAATGTTCCAACCACCGACCGGTCACAGGGCATTGCCGATCCCATGAGTGCCTTGCAAATTTCAACCTTGGAAGGCAACTGCGCAGAATTTGGAATAACCTATTATGGAATGCAGGATATTCGGCAAGGCATTGTTCATGTGATCGGACCTGAACAAGGGTTGACCCTACCGGGGATGACCATTGTGTGTGGAGATTCTCATACCTCCACTCATGGGGCGTTTGGCGCCTTGGCCTTTGGTATTGGGACTTCAGAGGTCGAGCATGTGCTGGCAACGCAATGTTTGGTTCAGAAACGACCAAAAACTATGGAAATACGCGTGGAGGGTACGCTTCCTGACTATTGTTCTTCCAAAGATGTGATTCTGGCGATTATCGGGCAAATTGGGATTGGTGGTGGAAACGGCTTTGTCGTGGAATATACGGGTTCGGTAATCCGGTCGTTTTCAATGGAGGGTCGGATGACCCTCTGTAACATGTCTATTGAAGCGGGAGCGCGCGCTGGTCTTGTCAGTCCAGACGAATCGACGGTTGCATACCTGAAGAGCCGACCCCTCAGTCCGAAAGGAGCGCTGTTTCAACAGGCGAAGTCGGATTGGCTGAATTTGAAAACCGACCCCGGAGCCAGATTTGATAAGGTTGTCGAGCTGCGCGGGGAAGAGGTTTCTCCTCAAGTAACTTGGGGGACCAATCCGGGAATGGTGACGGATGTGAATGGCCATGTGCCCGATCCTGAATCTATTACGGATGAAAAATTGCGTATGGCCACAGAACGGGCCTTAGCGTATATGGGGTTGCCAGCTGGCATCCCCATATGTGATATCCGGGTCGATCGAGTCTTTATCGGGTCCTGCACAAATTCACGAATTGAGGATTTGCGGGTGGCGGCACGGTATGTCAAAGGAAAACGCGTCGCTCAAAGCGTCAAAGCTATGGTGGTCCCAGGGTCGGGGTTAGTCAAACACCAAGCGGAAGAGGAAGGGTTGGATCGGATTTTTCGCGAGGCGGGTTTTGAATGGCGTGAACCGGGATGCAGTATGTGCCTCGCCATGAATGCGGACGTGCTTACACCGGGGGAACGATGTGCCTCAACCAGTAATCGAAATTTCGAGGGGCGTCAGGGTAAGGGGGGACGGACGCACTTAGTCTCCCCTGCCATGGCTGCTGCTGCTGCGGTTGAAGGACATTTTGTGGATATTCGTGATTGGAAGATGTGA